The genomic stretch CTTCTTCATATAAACGATAGGAGATGTTATTTTGGGTCAACGATCCGTTCAACTGCCTTTCCTTTTCAATCTTCCTATTAGCTTGTTCTTTTCCTCTGTAATCACACCCATCATCAACAACGAAATAAGGTACAAGAATACTCCTATACTTATTTGTATCGCCAATAGAAATGGAACGTTTTCGATTGGAAGGTAATTCCCAGAGAATACGCCTACTCCCATGATGGAAGATGAAAGTATAATCTTAATATGATCACCAGAGAACTTAATTCTTAAATCAGTTAGATGATTTGTTTTATAATATGATAGTGCGAAATAGACAAAATAAGCGATTAATGTTGCACAAGCAGCCCCCATATAACCATACAGCGGTATAAAGATAAGGTTTAACACAATGTTCGTTCCTGCTGCTACAAGTGAGATATTTGCTATTTCCTTACTTTTCTTAACAAGCTCAAGGCTTTTATTTAAATATTGTCTTATTCCAAGAAACAAGAAACCAAATGACACAATCGGAATAATCACAAAGCCTTCTTGGAAATCATTTTTAATAAAAAGCGAAGTGATGTGATTTGATACGACGGATAGACCGATAACTGCTGGAAGAATGAGCATAAAAAAGTACTTAAAAATGTTATTTAAAACCTGATTCACTTCAGAAGTCGTACCCGTACGGTGTTTTCTAAATAAAATCGGTTCAGCGGTCGACATGAAGATCGTAATAAGTGGCATCATGATTTGCTGTGCAAATGAATAATTAATAGAGTAAATCCCTACTTCACTACTGTCTCTTAAAAACTCAAGCATATAGCGATCGGACAAAGTTAACAGCCAGTGTACGCCAAGAATTAAAATAAAAGGTAATCCATAAAGAAAATATTCCTTCACATACGCCAGGTCTACAGAAGTTATTTTTATGATTCGCATGTGCTTCTTT from Bacillus sp. Cs-700 encodes the following:
- a CDS encoding polysaccharide biosynthesis C-terminal domain-containing protein → MSNKEQSFLHDLVYYAITYIVPMIVGFMLVPIFTSNFTTAEYGQYSLINASVGLLGIISVNWINVAFIRYYTNDENDPKEKQLITVSIVALTAIISIIAILLYIMSALGVVNRIIPSEYLWLTIVLLFSANLHSFFFSYLRANRKARFATILTTITILIRFGTFLFLLNYFNLSIGAILLATIISDVIYTVIVLLKEKKHMRIIKITSVDLAYVKEYFLYGLPFILILGVHWLLTLSDRYMLEFLRDSSEVGIYSINYSFAQQIMMPLITIFMSTAEPILFRKHRTGTTSEVNQVLNNIFKYFFMLILPAVIGLSVVSNHITSLFIKNDFQEGFVIIPIVSFGFLFLGIRQYLNKSLELVKKSKEIANISLVAAGTNIVLNLIFIPLYGYMGAACATLIAYFVYFALSYYKTNHLTDLRIKFSGDHIKIILSSSIMGVGVFSGNYLPIENVPFLLAIQISIGVFLYLISLLMMGVITEEKNKLIGRLKRKGS